The Lentzea guizhouensis genome contains a region encoding:
- a CDS encoding type I polyketide synthase: MLLDADCAAESELVAGALATGEQQLAVRDGVVLVPRLTQLTPQDLDAGMAPLDPDGTVLITGGTGGLGALVAKHLVTRHNVRHLLLTSRRGADAPGAPELAEELSSLGAQVRLAACDAADADALEALLNTVERPLTAVVHTAGVLADGTVSALTAEQVHTALRPKVDAAWNLHRLTSGLAAFVMFSSAVGVVGNPGQANYGAANNFLDALAHRRRAQGLPAVSAAWGLWQESSGMTSHMTEIDVQRIGKRGLAAMPTEVGLTHFDTALSSGLPTLVTARVDTLDVDVSSIPVLQGLVRTKPRRALAAKRSLAAELAGLDQAAQHALLLDVVRRTAAGTLGHDAADAISPHGGFLEQGFDSLTAVELRSRLSKLVDLKLPSTLTFDYPTPDSVAGYLRPLLVREEAEQTSDVLGELARLRSVLTAAAGDPSFDGDRAAVVTALSELMGLVDVEYAIDAQSSDDDFFAMIDNELA; the protein is encoded by the coding sequence GTGCTGCTGGACGCCGACTGCGCGGCCGAGTCGGAGCTGGTCGCGGGCGCGCTCGCGACCGGGGAGCAGCAGCTGGCGGTCCGCGACGGCGTGGTGCTCGTGCCGCGCCTGACCCAGCTGACCCCGCAGGACCTCGACGCCGGCATGGCGCCGCTCGACCCCGACGGCACGGTGCTGATCACAGGTGGCACCGGCGGGCTTGGTGCGTTGGTGGCCAAGCACTTGGTGACGCGGCACAACGTGCGGCACCTGCTGCTCACGAGCCGCCGTGGCGCCGACGCGCCGGGTGCGCCAGAACTGGCCGAAGAGCTGTCCTCGCTGGGCGCTCAAGTGAGGCTCGCGGCATGTGACGCGGCCGATGCGGATGCGTTGGAAGCGTTGCTCAACACGGTCGAACGTCCGCTGACCGCCGTCGTGCACACGGCCGGCGTGCTGGCGGACGGCACGGTGTCGGCGTTGACGGCAGAGCAGGTGCACACGGCGTTGCGTCCCAAGGTGGACGCGGCGTGGAACCTGCACCGGTTGACGTCCGGCTTGGCGGCGTTCGTGATGTTCTCCTCCGCTGTGGGCGTGGTCGGCAATCCCGGCCAGGCGAACTACGGCGCCGCCAACAACTTCCTCGACGCCCTCGCCCACCGCCGCCGCGCCCAGGGTCTGCCCGCGGTGTCGGCGGCGTGGGGGCTGTGGCAGGAGTCGAGCGGCATGACCTCGCACATGACCGAGATCGACGTGCAGCGCATCGGCAAACGCGGACTTGCGGCCATGCCAACGGAAGTGGGTCTGACGCACTTCGACACGGCGCTTTCCTCGGGCCTGCCGACGCTGGTCACCGCGCGCGTCGACACGCTGGACGTGGACGTCAGCTCGATCCCGGTGTTGCAGGGCCTCGTGCGCACCAAGCCACGTCGTGCGCTGGCGGCGAAGCGTTCGCTGGCCGCCGAGCTCGCCGGTCTCGACCAGGCCGCGCAGCACGCGTTGCTGCTCGACGTGGTGCGCAGGACGGCGGCGGGCACGCTCGGGCACGACGCGGCGGACGCGATCTCGCCGCACGGCGGGTTCCTGGAGCAGGGCTTCGACTCGCTGACCGCGGTGGAGCTGCGGTCGCGGCTGTCGAAGCTGGTGGACCTGAAGCTGCCGAGCACCTTGACGTTCGACTACCCCACCCCCGACTCGGTCGCCGGCTACCTGCGGCCGTTGCTGGTGCGGGAGGAGGCCGAGCAGACCTCGGACGTGCTGGGTGAGCTGGCGCGCCTGCGTTCGGTGCTCACGGCGGCCGCGGGCGACCCGTCGTTCGACGGCGACCGCGCGGCCGTGGTGACGGCGCTGAGCGAGCTGATGGGGCTGGTCGACGTGGAGTACGCGATCGACGCGCAGAGCTCCGACGACGACTTCTTCGCAATGATCGACAACGAGCTGGCCTAG